A segment of the Bradyrhizobium sp. CCBAU 53340 genome:
CACCTCGTCGACGCAGGAGACACGGAGCGCTGCCGCACCGAAGGCCACCGCCAATATCGACGGGCTTCTCGCGCTGCAGGGTATCGAGGAAGATCCGGTCGAGCGCCGCAAGCGCTCGGTCGCCCGCGGCAGGACCGCGCTCGACGTGCTCGACGATCTCAAGATGGGACTTCTGTCGGGCAATCTCGACGCCTCGACGGTGATGCGGCTGCGCGATGCGGCGGCGAATTTGAAATCGTCTTCCGGCGATCCTGGCCTGGATTCCGTGCTGGCCGAGATCGAGCTGCGCGTCGAGGTCGAGCTGGCGAAGGCCGGGCAGGGCTGAGAGTCGTCCGTCACCCTGAGGTGGCCGCTTCTTCAGCGGCCCTCGAAGGGCGACGGCCCCCGCTGAGGCATCTCGGCCGTTCATCCTTCGAGGCTCACTGCACGGTGCTGCGCACCGCGCTGCTCGCACCTCAGGATGACAGATCTTCTGTTAGCCGCTTCACGCTCTACGCCGCTTCCTCCTGCTTCTGCGCGTCGTAGCGGCGCTGGGCGGCGAGCACGTCTTTCAGATTCTCCTCGGCCCAATCGCGCAGCGGATCGACCGCGGCGGCGAGGGTGAGGCCGAGCTGCGTGATCGAATATTCAACCGTCACCGGCACGGTCGCGATGGCGCGACGCTTGATCAGGCCATCGCGTTCGAGCGACTTGAGAACCTGGCTCAGCATCTTCTGCGAGATGCCTTCAATCGTGCGACGTAACTGATTGAAGCGCATCGGCTCCTCACGCAGCAGCAACAGGATCAGCACGGCCCATTTGTCGCCGACACGATCGAGGATCTGGCGCGTCGGGCATTCGGCGGCATAGACATTTGGCTTCATCTCGGGTCCTCGCGCTTGCGTGGGCTTTGCCAGCTGTTGTTCCGGTTACTCCTGCGTAATCAGGTAAGCACAAAGTGCTCTCTTAACACCAGCATTCTTTGCGATATCTAGTCACCGTTAGTTACTAAAGAAGCAAAGGAGCCTTCCATGAAAATCGCAGTTGCCGGCGCCTCGGGCCGGGCCGGTTCGGAGATCACCAGGGAATTGTGCCGTCGCGGCCATGCGGTTACCGCCATCGCCCGGAACCCCGAGAAGATTGCGGCGCTGCCGAACGTCACGCCGACCAAGGGCGACGTGCTCGACCAGGCGGGCCTCGCCAAGCTGTGGGCCGGACACGACGTGGCTGTGAGTTCCGTTCACTTCCTGGCCAGTGATCCGCTCAAGCTGATCGGCGCAGCCAAGGACTCCAAGGTCGGACGTTACCTCGTCGTCGGCGGCGCCGGCAGCCTCGAGGTAGCGCCGGGCGTCAAACTGGTGACCACTCCAGGCTTTCCCGCCCAATACAAGGCCGAGGCCGAAAAGGGTTCCGCCTTCCTCGATCTGCTGCGGCAGGAAAAGGACTTGAACTGGACCTTCATCTCGCCGTCAGCGCTATTCGTCGAAGAGGCCCGGACGGGCAAGTTCCGGCTCGGGACCGACCAGCTTCTCGCAGATGCGAACGGTAAGAGCTGGATCAGCTTCGCCGACTACGCCATCGCGCTCGCCGACGAGATCGAAAAGCCGGCCCATCTGAGGCAGCGTTTCACGGTCGGCTACTAGGCTTTTGGCCGCCCCCGGGCCCACCAGGATAAACCTTCCTGTGCAAGGGTTTGGGGGCGGTAACCGCGCCGTTAAGGAAATATTGTCTGTCACAAGGGGTAGCTATATAAGCCCCGGCTCAACGGACCCCGTTCCGTTCGCGAGTCGTTGCTTAAGAAGATAGGCCGCCCTTGGAAAAGTTGAAAAACTACCGACCGACCGAAAAAGAGCCTTTCATGAACGACCGGCAGAAGGAGTACTTCCGTTTGAAGCTCCTCGCCTGGAAGGATGAGATCCTCAAAGAGTCCAAGCTCACCCTGCAAGCCTTGCAGGAGGAGAACGTCAACCACCCCGATCTTGCCGATCGGGCATCGTCCGAAACCGACCGTGCCATCGAACTCCGCGCCCGCGACCGCCAGCGCAAGTTGATCGCCAAGATCGACGCCGCGCTCCAGCGCATCGAGGACAACACCTACGGCTATTGCGAGGATACCGGCGAGCCGATCTCGTTGAAGCGGCTCGAAGCCCGGCCCATCGCGACGCTCTCGGTGGAAGCGCAGGAGCGCCACGAGAAACGCGAGAAGGTCTATCGCGACGAATAAAGTCCGAGCCGCAGCGATGCGGCTCTTTGTTTTTGGGGCGCAAGGTGCCGTTTGGCGCCGTGATGGGCATTTTGTGCGTCGCTCAACGCCGCGCGACAGCGCGACCGTCCCGGTCGCGAAAAGTGAATCGCGATCAATGACGTAGAGTCCACTCCTGCGAACTCACGTGAGTTCGCATGAGAAACAACCTTCAACTCAGGTGCAGGGAGGTTTTGCGAGTCGCATCAACGAGATCGCCTCGGATGCTGAGACACTGATCAAGCTGCATCAAGCATCGCTGCAATCAGGCTTCATGCGACGCTGCAAGGCGCGCGTCTCCATAAAGCCTGGACCAGCTCAATATTTCCTTAAACGCCGGCAGCAGGCCGTAAGCCGCGTCCGTCAGCTCGTACTCGACCCGCAATGGCTTCTGCGCGCGGACAGTCCGGGACACCAATCCATCCTGCTCGAGCTCGCGTAACTGCATCGTCAGCATGTGCTGGGTGATGCCGCCGATGGATCGCCGCAGCGCACCGAAACGAACTGCTCCGTTCATCAGCGTGAACAGGATCTCCAGTTTCCATTTGCCGCCGAGCGCGTGGATGGCGCGCTTGAAGTTGGCGAGCAGGGCAGGGTCGGGGCTGCAATCGCAGTCGCCGTCGCAAACGCTGGTCAGGTTTTCCATACCGGTCTTGAAATCCATTCTACTTGTTCCCTCTGGAGATAGTGACCAGATGCGACCCTGAGCAGGGCGGCGGACAATTTGCCGGCCTGCGCAATCAGGGGAATTTGGCAATGAGCACTGTTCTGGTCACCGGCGGCTCGGGCTTTGTCGGCATCCATGTCGTCCTGCAGCTTTTGGCTGCGGGCCATCAGGTGCGGACCACGGTACGCCGGCCGGACCGGGAAGCCGACGTGCTGGCGATGCTGCGTGAGGGTGGGGCGGCGATGCCGGAGAGCCTGTCCTTCTTTACCGCCGACCTGACGGCTGACGAGGGCTGGCGCGAGGCGGTCGCCGGCTGCGACTACGTGCTCCATGTTGCTTCGCCGCTGTCGACCAGCTTGCCTGAGGACGAGAACGAAATGATCGTTCCGGCTCGCGACGGCACGCTGCGGGTGCTACGCGCCGCGCGCGAGGCCGGTGTCCGGCGGGTCGTCATCACCTCCTCGCTGGGCGCGATCGGTTACGGCCATCCGCCGCGGGACCGGCCGTTTGACGAAACCGAGTGGACCAATCTCGAGGGCGTCGACGTGCAACCCTACATCAAGTCGAAGACCCTGGCCGAGCGGGCGGCCTGGGATTTCATGGTGCGCGAGGGTGGCGGGCTCGAGCTGTCGGTGATCAATCCCGCCGGCATTTTCGGTCCCGTGTTGGGGCCGGACTTCTCCGGCTCGATCGAGATCGTCAAATCGCTGCTCGACGGCGCCATGCCGGCGGTGCCGCGGGTCTATTTCGGCGTGGTCGACGTGCGCGACGTCGCGGATCTGCATGTGCGGGCGATGATCGCGCCGGAAGCCAAAGGCGAGCGCTTCATCGCAGTGTCCGGCCAAACGCTGTCGATCCTCGACATCGGCAAGGTGCTGCGGCGGGACTTGGGCCCGCGCGCGCGCCGGGTTCCCCGGCTCCAGGCGCCGGACTGGCTGGTGCGGCTCGCCGCGCGCCGGATTCCGCTGCTGCAGGCGGTGGTGCCGATGCTCGGACGTATCAGGCATTCCACCAGCGCCAAGGCGAGGTCGGTGCTTGGCTGGCAACCCCGTTCCAACGATGAGGCGATCCTTGCCACGGCCGAAAGCCTGATCCGGCTCGGCCTGGTCAAGGCCTGAAGCTACGCCGCCCGCGCTTGTCAGGCCCGGGCGGGGATGCTGAAGTGCCGCCCTTGATTGCGATCGCGTAGCGTGGGAGGCGGCGCCGATGGACAAAATTCTCGAAGCCGCAAAGGCGATCGCGCTGGCGCGCCGCAACCATGCGCCGCTCGCCGCGCTCCAGGTTCCCCCTGAAGACGAGGCCGAGGGCTATCAGGTCCAGCGTGCGCTACACGACCTCCTCTTGAAGAATGTCGGCCCCCTGGTCGGTTACAAGATCGGCTGCACCAGCCGGGTGATGCAGGACTATATCGGCATCCCGCACCCCTGCGGTGGCGGGGTGTTCCAGAAGGGCGTGCACGACAGCGGCGTCAAGCTCGCGGCCTCCGACTATGTCCGGGTCGGCGTTGAATGCGAGATCGCGGTGCGGCTGAAGCGCAACCTTGCCGCCGGCGAGGCGCCGTTCACGGCCGAATGGGTTGGCGAGGCCGTCGAGGCCTATCATCCCGCCATCGAGATCGTCGACGACCGCTATGTGAAGTGGGAGACGATGGGCGCGCCGACGTTGATTGCTGACGATTTCTTCGCCGCCGGCTGCGTGCTGGGGCCGTCAGTTCCGCGCTCGTCGGTGCCCGACCTGAAGGCGGTCAAGGGCCGCGCCATCGTCAACGGCGAGGAGATAAGCCACGGTACCGGCGCCGATGTACTCGGCCATCCCCACAATGCGCTGGCATGGCTCGCCAACCATCTCGCCGCCGAAGGCAAGGGCCTGCATGCGGGGCAGCTCGTGCTGACGGGGAGCCTGGTCAAGACACTGTGGCTGAAGGCCGGCGACAAGGTGCGGATG
Coding sequences within it:
- a CDS encoding flagellar assembly protein FliX — translated: MRIYGPNGTTLGTPANQARRTSSGTFVLPDTSSTQETRSAAAPKATANIDGLLALQGIEEDPVERRKRSVARGRTALDVLDDLKMGLLSGNLDASTVMRLRDAAANLKSSSGDPGLDSVLAEIELRVEVELAKAGQG
- a CDS encoding helix-turn-helix domain-containing protein, whose translation is MKPNVYAAECPTRQILDRVGDKWAVLILLLLREEPMRFNQLRRTIEGISQKMLSQVLKSLERDGLIKRRAIATVPVTVEYSITQLGLTLAAAVDPLRDWAEENLKDVLAAQRRYDAQKQEEAA
- a CDS encoding NAD(P)-dependent oxidoreductase, whose translation is MKIAVAGASGRAGSEITRELCRRGHAVTAIARNPEKIAALPNVTPTKGDVLDQAGLAKLWAGHDVAVSSVHFLASDPLKLIGAAKDSKVGRYLVVGGAGSLEVAPGVKLVTTPGFPAQYKAEAEKGSAFLDLLRQEKDLNWTFISPSALFVEEARTGKFRLGTDQLLADANGKSWISFADYAIALADEIEKPAHLRQRFTVGY
- the dksA gene encoding RNA polymerase-binding protein DksA — encoded protein: MNDRQKEYFRLKLLAWKDEILKESKLTLQALQEENVNHPDLADRASSETDRAIELRARDRQRKLIAKIDAALQRIEDNTYGYCEDTGEPISLKRLEARPIATLSVEAQERHEKREKVYRDE
- a CDS encoding helix-turn-helix domain-containing protein produces the protein MDFKTGMENLTSVCDGDCDCSPDPALLANFKRAIHALGGKWKLEILFTLMNGAVRFGALRRSIGGITQHMLTMQLRELEQDGLVSRTVRAQKPLRVEYELTDAAYGLLPAFKEILSWSRLYGDARLAASHEA
- a CDS encoding aldehyde reductase, yielding MSTVLVTGGSGFVGIHVVLQLLAAGHQVRTTVRRPDREADVLAMLREGGAAMPESLSFFTADLTADEGWREAVAGCDYVLHVASPLSTSLPEDENEMIVPARDGTLRVLRAAREAGVRRVVITSSLGAIGYGHPPRDRPFDETEWTNLEGVDVQPYIKSKTLAERAAWDFMVREGGGLELSVINPAGIFGPVLGPDFSGSIEIVKSLLDGAMPAVPRVYFGVVDVRDVADLHVRAMIAPEAKGERFIAVSGQTLSILDIGKVLRRDLGPRARRVPRLQAPDWLVRLAARRIPLLQAVVPMLGRIRHSTSAKARSVLGWQPRSNDEAILATAESLIRLGLVKA
- a CDS encoding 2-keto-4-pentenoate hydratase, with translation MDKILEAAKAIALARRNHAPLAALQVPPEDEAEGYQVQRALHDLLLKNVGPLVGYKIGCTSRVMQDYIGIPHPCGGGVFQKGVHDSGVKLAASDYVRVGVECEIAVRLKRNLAAGEAPFTAEWVGEAVEAYHPAIEIVDDRYVKWETMGAPTLIADDFFAAGCVLGPSVPRSSVPDLKAVKGRAIVNGEEISHGTGADVLGHPHNALAWLANHLAAEGKGLHAGQLVLTGSLVKTLWLKAGDKVRMELDGLGVVEAEFT